A genomic segment from Spinacia oleracea cultivar Varoflay chromosome 3, BTI_SOV_V1, whole genome shotgun sequence encodes:
- the LOC130470200 gene encoding uncharacterized protein: MLLWNCAHQILPVAESLHQFLPQISPTCSRCRLHSENHLHLFRDCPKSGILWTYIFQRVWSNSKFDFYTFYNSDWGAWITFNLNNSMKWKSLFITAIWQIWLSRNRVVFDLKMKSAFSLYNAFYVDWTFANNCSQGKELGAYHVPGLTKKTWFPPKDGVMKLNVDGAWKSNAVAGGGGVFRRSTGSWFVGFSSKFTVSSPLTAELYALREGLIIARDFKFEKLEIETDALNLKVLLGKIKEQDHHELGPVLREVANLLNQSWVGDLAHIPKFCNKVAHSLAAHSLIMAVGSKLHFIIPSCAKSDYEADFENANPEYVETIRRNARDEANSIVGAKRSIDNADTLNQVATAGGAAQLVFGSIVADIKDARDSLKNGYCFHSFCCW; this comes from the coding sequence ATGCTTCTTTGGAACTGTGCCCACCAGATTTTACCAGTAGCTGAGAGCTTACATCAGTTTTTACCTCAAATCTCTCCTACTTGTTCCAGATGTCGTttacattctgaaaatcatttgcACCTGTTTAGAGATTGCCCCAAATCCGGTATTTTATGGACTTATATTTTTCAACGAGTTTGGTCTAACTCTAAGTTTGATTTTTATACTTTTTACAATTCTGATTGGGGTGCATGGATCACTTTTAACCTAAATAATTCAATGAAATGGAAAAGTTTGTTTATAACAGCTATATGGCAGATTTGGTTATCCAGGAATAGGGTGGTTTTTGATCTCAAAATGAAATCTGCCTTTTCGCTGTACAATGCATTTTATGTAGATTGGACTTTTGCTAACAATTGTTCACAGGGTAAGGAGTTAGGTGCCTATCATGTTCCAGGATTGACTAAGAAAACTTGGTTTCCTCCAAAAGATGGAGTTATGAAGTTAAATGTGGATGGAGCTTGGAAGTCAAATGCAGTAGCAGGAGGTGGAGGAGTGTTCAGAAGGTCAACTGGCTCGTGGTTCGTTGGGTTCTCCAGTAAATTCACTGTTAGCTCTCCTCTTACTGCAGAGCTATATGCCTTAAGGGAGGGACTCATTATTGCTAGAGATTTCAAGTTTGAGAAGTTGGAGATAGAAACGGATGCTTTAAACCTCAAAGTGCTATTGGGAAAGATTAAGGAGCAAGATCATCATGAGCTGGGTCCTGTTTTGAGGGAGGTGGCCAATCTGCTCAATCAGTCCTGGGTGGGAGATCTCGCTCACATTCCCAAATTTTGCAACAAAGTGGCTCATTCTCTAGCTGCTCATTCTCTTATCATGGCAGTGGGAAGCAAATTACATTTCATTATCCCTTCCTGTGCAAAAAGTGATTATGAAGCTGATTTTGAAAATGCAAATCCAGAATATGTTGAAACAATTAGAAGAAATGCAAGGGATGAGGCAAACTCAATTGTGGGTGCTAAACGTTCAATTGATAATGCAGATACATTGAATCAGGTGGCGACAGCAGGCGGAGCTGCGCAACTGGTGTTTGGTTCAATTGTTGCTGACATTAAGGACGCCAGAGACAGTTTGAAAAATGGATACTGCTTTCACTCCTTTTGTTGTTGGTAG